The DNA window AGAGTTGACTTACGAGCTCTTCCTGTTGATTTGAGGGTTTCGGGCCGGATACTGCGTCGGCGAAGCTAACTCCTTGTTTAATAGCACTAGGaggatttttccccctttttttctttttatttggttTATCTGGGAAGTTAGGAAAATTAGACCCATCGATCTTTCCCTTTCtcattttaatagatttttctcTGTCTTTTTGCATCGCTTTCGCGAAGGGGCATCCTCCATAGCTAGCTGGGTGACCTGTTACCCCACAATTTGCACACTTAGGGTTGATAATGCGCTTCGCCCAAGGGCATTCTGCGGATAAATGTTTAGCTGCGCACTTTACACAACGTGCTTGCTTACCACAATATGCTTGGGAATGTCCGAAATTCTGACATTTTCGACACTGTAGTATCTTAGTAGTACTAACTTTAATGGGTTCTACTTTTACAACCATAGAACAAATACCAACAATCTTATGGATACACTAGGATTAGGTATATTCACTTTAACTGGAGCGCTCTCACCCGGTTTGGTTTGTTGATTATCGGTATGGCCACTTGAAGCTGAAGTACTCGCTCTCTTACGCTTCCTTCTTTGAGATTGGATAGCTTTCCGTCTGGAGTTAAATTCGGGATCCGAGTTGTAGTCGACCCATGTGTTTGAAGATTCAGAGTCATCAGCATCGTGATTAGATTCCACGTCATCTTCCAGCGAGGCAAATTGGTTAGAAACAGGTGTTGTAGATGTACCTGGTTTTGGTGTAACTGGTTTCGCAGTGGCGAACTGTGTTAACTTAGATTGCCCTGAGGGCTTACGAGAGTTATTTTTAACTAACTCTTTCGCAGATTGTAGATAGGCATCTCTAGCTCAAGAGCTTGCATTTGCAGAGCTAATTGCATTAATTTGTTCCTgtaatttctgtatttttttcgcattttctgCTTCAAGGGAATTGATTGTATTCGCCAGTTCATTTTTGTCACTGTACAGCGTTTTGACCATATTTTGCGCCTTGGTCAAAAAACTTTAAACTGATTTATGAATGGTAGGGTTCTGAAGAACAGGATCAATGCTggtgtttaaaatttaattaataattgtTTCTTTATCTTCTACCGACGCCACCGCTGTCAAGCTTGACTCCGTAGCAGTAAGAGAGAGGTTATCATCCGCCCTTGCagactgagggggggggggggcggagacCTCGGGAGAAGTTCTCTTCTTCCGAACGGATTTTGATTTTCCATTTGGCTATTTGGCAACGTGTCTAGTTTCATTCGAGGTAGGCCGATGAGCAATCCCCGCTTTAGACATTTTTCGCACCCGAGAAAAACGTTGCTGACGTAACTACACTTGACACCGTGTTTACACACTACAGGCCGGTATGCCATACgattgtttattgtttatgatGACACTGGCACTAATATCACTCGGGACCCGGCCGCTAGAACACCGCGACGCGAGCACTTTTCTCGATTCCAGCAGAATCACATGCTGGTGATtttctttccgaaaatttgttgaaaaatactgaTCCGGCGTGAGCTGAAGCGCGACCGTCTCGCTCCAGAGCACAACAACGagtggtcttttttttttttttttttttttttgtttttttttttttttttttgcaaaatgcaatccaactatcCGTTACAATTTGTAGGCGAGAGCTTTGCTTCTTCCGCTCAAAACCTCATCATTTTGTCAACTTTTGAGCACATGAGACGGTTATGAGTCTCGATCGATCAGGAATGATGTAGGCTTTTAACTATAACCAAGGTCAGCTCAATAGCTATCTTAAATCCGGAATTTAAGCGGTAGTCCGGGAATTTTTGGGATTATCGTTTGTAGGAAACTCACGGGGTGTTGTCCCGAGGAttcttcgtcacaaaagggttaaaacaaggctgttgtttgtcaccaacattATTTAATGTAAACCTAGAGCACGTgttgaaggaatggaaaaggaaGGTTGCGGggatgggcgttccactccttgatggaCGGACCCTTTAAaatctatgctttgccgatggcCAGATCGTAATAGCTCAAGATAAAGAAGATGCGGATTACATGGTGTGGAAATTGGTAGAAGAATATGGGAAATGGGGCTTGGATGTTAGTGTATCCAAGACAGAAAAGCTGGttgtgggagcagcgcatcaacggcaaagcatagagcttgagggcCGTCTATCCTCATCGAATGCGGCGCATCGAAGAAAGTGACGAGTATAAGAATCTCGATGTCTGGCTAGAttaggatggaaggatggatagggcgattaaggacaggatcatccagggcagtaGAGCCATTGCGATGCTGAACGGgctgctctgggatcagagcatttTAAAGGcgaacaagcaccggatataagACGCCATCGTTGAAATTATCGTGATCTATGGTAGTGAactgtggcctttgacgaaaagaacgcaagaaacgTCGAGGGCAACCGAAacggatttttggcggcgatctacCGGCATCTCGAGATAGGACCGtatccgtaatgagagaatttgtcaggtgatgaaggttgaaagAGATATCGGGCACGACGTCCTGCTGGTATGGACACGTGCAAAGAATGTCAAAGGAGAGGTTACCCGAACAAGTTTTAGATTGGGTACCACCtcggaagaggcgacggggacgtcccatAAAGAGATgacggcagggcgttgacgaagagatgatgcggtgtcagttgcccgataatcACTCGGAAgataggcatatgtggcgtttagGTGTCGCaaaacgccagagtgcgttgtcgGAGCGACTTTATTTACACCATTTGTATGAAAGCTCGAAATTAACAGGAATACACGCGAAAATAAGAGGCTGTAGACATGATTGGCAAAATCATATATTAGGCATCTGTACAAAAAGGAATTCAAATATTACAAGTTTGCTCTACAAATCGTTTTGATTTCTGTACTTAGGACTTTAAGCGTTAATGAGATTGAAAAGAATGGCTCATTAATTACCTGTCAAAATAACAGGAgtataaagaaaaaacaaaaaaatcgagtaCCGTCAGGAACGGAGAAGAGTGTCCACGGCCGGACGGCAAATTGAAATAGGCAGAATTGTATCAGCGCTTTGAAAGTCTTTTAGTCTACAAGGGCTGTTAAAGCTTTAACAACATCTCCCGAATGTTCTCTTAGAGTCCGTTCCGCTGTGGTCCTAGATATTTCCATTTCTTTCACCTAAACATAAAATTAGATACGTTGAAAGTAGAATGAATACTAGAATTCAGCTCCAGGAAACGACTGGATGGATACCAAAAACTAATAAGGCgtccaaaaaattggggggggggggtggtggtggtTAGAAAAACATCGTTCACTGGTTTCAGCCGAAATACAGAATGTCCGAATAATTCCGAAATACGCTTCCTTAACTTCGCGGGTATTATGTTGAGATTTCAGGCTTAAGAAAATATTTGGGTGTGATGCGACTGTAAGGGGGGAAGGGCTCAGGTGGTAAGGGCGATGGAGCTGAGGAACAGGGCACAAACTGGAATACAGCGACTGGGTATACAGGGTGGTCCAAAAGTCCCATCCACCTAATCTAAAGTTtcacctaattgaggtaaagatttgattGGAGAATGTTTCTAGGTCAAAGGGCTCCCCTAGGACCCCCCTAGGGGACTTTTTggctcccctaaaattttcaggagggccctccttggggggcaacggaccccaacttttttttcaaaggggGAGACCCCCCTTGTGATAGCTCGtacgaaagagcataaaaaaagaaaacttttcgcgcaaacccgaagtcaatactcaaaccgtttcaaaatggaggacggttaaagttcaaaacggCCGAAACTTCACACCAGTTATTTCTCGATGAATTTGCGCCAAACTAGGGATCTACGGGTATTTGGacatgagaaaaacgaatttgacgtaagattttaaaaaaaatcgaaatttccaaaatggtcGCCATCCATTCCATTAGGaaagacttttggatcaccctgtatattaagACTAAAAAACCCCACCCCTCACTTCCAGAGCAGCTTCCCACTACAACTTTCAATATACTCCAACTGTAAGCCACAGTacgttttaaacacttttaatgcggtcaacataccacccgcgatttttttgcgaaaatgtcaactagaaggcctactgattgcGGAACAACAAACCGCAAAATCTGTAGtttggccgtttttgagaaaatgcgatttttcgcttttttggcgggaatttcgggtcaaggcgctgaaaaagtcaagttaggctgtttttgtggctcgtaaatgcatatcctatacatttttgGTTTATCACgtgccagtagatagctattcgtgcatattgcccaaaattcatatccttaaatccacgactttcgggtttttggggggttagtcaaggagaataaatccgaaaaaaagagggttaacccggaacaacttgcttaacaaacttttcctaagTAAACGTCTTTCAGTAGGTCttattgaacaacataccaaaagtttaccactgTTAgatcccggaacaccccccccccccccaacgttccctaaatttcaaaatggcggccatataaggcctctgggagttcgatttttgttaaaatacgTAAACAGTGTCATATGtggtgtcgattcctatgtaattttagtCGTAGATTTCAGATATAAAGTCAAAaaagtcctccggtcaaaaggGGGTaacccaaatccaagatggcagccaatttaGAAAGacaagagggtggatttttaaaaagttcgcgtgataatgcaagtgaggtatcatttcttatgtaatttttggtcgtagatttcatttatggagTCATAACATCCCTCAAGTCAAAcgccaagatggcggccagatttaaaaggcaggagggtgaatttttgaaatgcttacgtgacatccctagtaaaagtgaatcaacctgacgtcaggctatgtttcataaactaccgtGAGTCAGCCTAATTCAGGCTGAtatcagtctgactcagggtagtttattaAGCATAGCCTGACATCAGGTTGATTGACttttactagggatgtcacgtaaacatttcaaaaatttaccctcctgcctttcaaatctggccgccatcttggcatTTGGAGCAATTCCTTTGACTAGAGGGAtgttatgacttcataaatgaaatctacgaccaaaattacattaGAAATGACACCTCACTTGCAttatcacgcgaactttttaatAATCCACCCTTttgtctttcaaaattggctgccatccTGGATTTGGGTTGCCCCCCTTTGACCGGAGGACTTTTTTGACTTTATATCTGAAATCTACGactaaaattacataggaatcgacaccaCATATGACACTGTttacgtattttaaaaaaaatcgaactcccagaggccttacatggccgccattttgaaatttagggaACGTTGGGGGGGCGGGTGTTCCGGGATCTAAcagtggtaaacttttggtatgttgttcaataaGACCTACTGAAAgacgtttacataggaaaagtttgttaagcaagttgttccgggttaaccctctttttttcggatttattctccttgactaacccccccaaaacccgaaagtcgtggatttaaggatatgaattttgggcaatatgcacgaatagctatctactggcacGTGATTAACTAAAtatgtataggatatgcatttacgagCCACAAAAACaacctaacttgactttttcagcgccttgactCGAAATttccgccaaaaaagcgaaaaatcgcattttctcaaaaacggccaaactacagatttcgcggtttgttgttccgCAATCAGTGGGCCTtttagttgacatttccgcaaaaaaatcgcgggtggtatgttgaccgcattaaaagtgtttaaaacgtACTGCGTAAGACTTCGCTTTTACAATGTTTCAACTCTCAACTACTCCCGCGTAGGACTGCAGGCCTTTGGCTGTACGTTAGATCCCGGCACGTCGATTGCTCGACAGCGGACGAGGCGTCCAATGGTCAAGAAATCGAATCTCGGGCCAAAAAATGCGGCCTGGGAAAAGCTCGCCTCGCGCCGCTACTTAAGACAAATCGAGCAAAAACGTGCTCGAGCAGTAAAGCCGTCGCGTCAATCCTACGCGCGAAGCAGCCGAGAGGCGACCAAAATGGGATCGTACATTACATGTCCGGCCCCGTTGAGACGATGATTTgaagggaaaattgaaaaattcttcgGAGGAAAAGAATGTAAAAATCTTCGCGCTACTTTTTAGAATACTCCTTGCTTGCAATGTCCGAGCGAAAAAAGTTAATGACTGGTCTTccgtttttcatgaaattgtcaAGTAACAACCAGAGGATCCATGCGAATACTATGGGTGATTGAAAAtcggcgaattttatttacaacTTCATTTAAAGGGTCTTTATCATTAAtatgttaggcaagacagctaTTAGCACCATCTCCTATATGCTCTCACGGTTGTGTTTCGGACGCACAACATACACATTTTAGGGTTAGGAATTGGCAGAAAAGGGCACCATTGTACTCAATAATGCAGTTCTCATTAGCTCTCTGCTGAAATAATATCTCTAGAGAATGTTTTGTTGGTGGGTAACAGCGTCAATTTTTCCGCTCTCGCAGCTGTCTCATAGATCACGTTTTCACAAGAATGAGACGAATTTTGCTCTTTTAATGGTTTCAGGGATTTCATATAAAAGAGATTATAGGAGTACGCATGGAAACTCCATTTTGATGGTTTGAGAGTTAgagctctctttgctatcacagctgaatgagtcagttaagctcgggagAGATTGGCCTGCAAATCGTCGGATCTTACAGTTTTCGGTACGATAAGAAGGATGCGCATGTTAAAATGTCACGAAGAattgtctccgcggagatataacgcttcctttttaggggtccccgaaaacatgtttgaaccgaccgccgtgAATCTTCGAATCTACGCGTCATAGAACGGAAAGATGGCGGCGCCGAAGCCGACCTGCTTACAACCGCCACGCTGCCGTTGTTgacatcacgatttctcgtttgaggttaagtaagttctgtgtgtaagtttcatatcctacatacatctgtatcgcattctgattgaaaagcttagagaattaagaacaatAGATATGAATCTCGAACATCtacataacctccaattgaccaacaaaatCACACCGCCAACGCATTGCCaccgtgtattcttccactacgcattccgccgccgtattgatcgtgacgtgtacatTCAAAACCTACGAGCGCGCGGTTCAAACGCCGTTATAGActaccctaatttttggcactttcaaataaacttttctcccgtttgctgtcatcaaaaaaaaattaggaaaaaaactgtaagcttcggtcatttactactttcgaatgacacaataaaaaaaaaaaaaaaaatgacttaactgactcattgcaCAAAAGTAATGACAGGTGGTAGAGTACCTTTAAGtatagagagagtatggccatttctattccggtttttcattggtcgcgtgaaaataggctgacacgatagtcttacggccgtaaataaacaaacaagatggctgttatcagcaagcaagattgaggttatgcacatcttacgtcctcctgtgataaaggtgaaaggagatttaacaatgttttcatgtatttttcgtgtgctattcgtagatatgcgaGTTTAAATTgctactgccgcataattgagatttttgtgaacgagcgacgccaaaaacgaccgttttcgggcacaatttgggccagcggggatttttctgaaaccgggcctgAACGATACcatatgataccctaaaactctggtaaaaattttagcttgaatatacgcacggtttttgagaaatgagggggcaaagttgccaaatcgcacaGCAtgctggacagcatttctacagcaaaaagacggggaaaatggacgaaaaagttacacctttgatgggtttcggctatAAATGTTTTTATTGGGCCCCCAaacatttaactgtgttcagtttcaaaaattttggtcgcacagtggtccaaaatggggagaaatcgtcgacaaatcaggattctttgtcaaatttttagaaatggaagtaaaattgtcggtctgctgcagttttcatggctaacaatgttcttatcggtcctcaatgcatgaaattgtgtttagcttcacaaatttacatcgcacagtggtcaaaaatgggggaattagtggacaaattaagatcctctatcaaactttttaaaatgaagtgaaactgttggtccccagtagacttaagatcccagaaaaattctttaaattctttttttgactatttaaacctttttttaattttttctctccattttttcttcttttttttttaaatttctggaagattgcatattttattgagataatgctacaaagtctattctataacaacgttctataaacaatacggtctgacatgtagtaataattaaaaaaaattaaaaacatgaatttttccgggatctaaactctactgcggaccaacagtttcacttcatttttaaaaagtttgatagAGGATCTCAATTTGTCCActatttcccccatttttgaccactgtgcgatgtaaatttgtgaagctgaacacaatttcatgcattgagggccgataagaacattgttagccatgaaaactgcagcagaccgacaattttacttccatttctaaaaatttgacaaagaatcctgatttgtcgacgatttctccccattttggaccactgtgcgaccaaaatttttgaaactgaacacagttaaatgttTGGGGGCCCAATAaaaacatttacagccgaaacccgtcaaaggtgtaactttttcgtccattttccccgtctttttgctgtagaaatgctgtccagaatgatggcgatttggcaactttgccccctcataacttaaaaaccgtgcgtatactcaagctaaaatttttaccagatttttagggtatcataaggtatcgtttaggcccggtttcagaaaaatccctgctggcccaaattgtgccattcttggcgtcgctctttagcttcttatcgatgttaagGTGAGCCGCCATttcgtttgtttatttacggccgtaagagcatcatgcagcctaaaaactcgttgaccaatcaaaaagcagaacagttttcctgtagtaaaaatatacgaatggccatactctgtctataaaggtactctaacagGTGGTAGACGGTTTGTACTTACATGTCATGCCCCACATCGTAGACATGGTGGTGTTTATTGTTGTTTAAGCTGTACAGACTTGCTGAGGTAGGCTTTAATTGAGAACATTTGGATAATGTAAAAAAAGGGCTAGCTTCTCATAAGAGCTCAAGTAGAGCATATCCAATGCACCAGATTCAGCTTAACACCCCCAGGGTTTAGTACTAAAAAAACGCATTCAAGTTCATTTTGTAacttaagtttaaatttttggaaatctcGGCTTCAATTTCCATTTAAAGTAGAGTGAACCAAGAACTATTTTATCATTCTATAACTGATCGAATTTAAGccttattttgaaatgttatttatttttcacttacgaTTAGATCaacatcttctttttttatttgaatttttgctagCTCTGactcctttttttgtttttcagcaGCTTCTTCGATTCTTCGACTGCCAATAACTTGTAAAGCCTGCAAAACATGTAATGATAAAAATTAGTACCTAGCGATTGGATATCTTGATAATTTAAGCATAGAGAGAGCTGTGAATCGACTATTGCGTTTGAGTGCGATGGAACTTTTCTGgctatatgaaaaaaaaaagaaaaaaaatttagtagacaggtataaaaagagttttttttttccatcatgaGCCGATAGGacctgaaaaaattttgaagcacaaAAAAGGGTGGCGAATCTGACAGAAACTTTCACTCTTCGATTATAGATCACAGCAAACATTTAAGACTGTGCATATAGGAAACTAGGTGGCTCTGCCCCTTGGCCGGTGCGCGACCCAACCCCGTATGCGCATATGTCAAGGCAAAAATGTCCCTCCATtataatacaccattttgtgtttgagctgcatcgatttcaaaagttttaatgtATCACTCAaatttgtaaatgatgatggCTAAGAAtatacataaatgagcgttcttccgcaaaaacgagtaaatttatacaaaaactaAGTCAATTGCGTGCTTCGTGTGCGTTTACGATGGTTCGTATCAACCgtattagtaaagcgctctggataattgagattcataggttggctgcatttctgggccctaactttattcgcggagacatcggtgaaggcctgatggattttcggagtttcacatcagtctatactctcgctatatacaggtactctatttaaAACGATGGTAAATTATcgagtgtgaagtaatttggatccgaaaatcgatcttttaccctacCTTAAATGTTAGATCGAACGGTCCATCGCGGGTTACAACACGTCCCTGAAAGCAATACGGTGGATCCCATAAGAttattattgattgattgattttatgCTTCCTAACTGTTTTGGAGGCTTCCCATTGGTCTCATTGAAACATGAGGGCGAAAAAGCGAATTATAGATAAGATCTGTGAAGTAATTAATTTAAACGAGTAGACtatgacaaagaaaaaaatctttttctgcAAAGTAATGGTGATGTTATGTCAGACGTGAATAGGACTCTGTTTAATGTTAAGGAGACTGAAATGTTATCAAGTGTAAAAGAGGAAACATTTCTGGTATTTATAAATATAAGATCGATAACCAAAAAGATAGAGAAACTGAAAGTGTTCTTGAATGAAGTAAAGCCAAAAATATTATGTGTAGCAGAACACTGGCTAGGGGAAAACAAATGCGTAACACTGCCAGGATACAGCTATATTACTACATTTTATAGAAAACCTGCAAAAAACGGAGTTTCTTGTGGAGGAGTGGCAATTTTAGTTAATGAAGCGTATGCGATTGACTTAAGAGTAATAGACATAAGTAAATATTCAAGGGAGGGAGAATTAGAACTTACGGCAGTACACTGTATAACCCagaacataataataataaacatttATAGAGTACCTAATACAACCAAAGAaagcattgaaaaattttctgctgTTATCGCGGAATTAGTGGATGAATTGGGAAACAAGGCAGGAAAATTAATCTTATGtggtgattttaattttaattgtaaGCAAGTGGTTAAAGAGAGCAAGGGACTGCTAGAACTAATTGCAACTAAcaatctggaaattttagtcGAGGAGGTGACGAGGATAAAATCGAATGCTTGTTTGGATAACATCATTACTAATATAGAAGAAACTAGAGTCAGAGTGATGGAACCTGCTCTCTCGGACCACAAAGCACTAGTATTAACACTCAAAggagtaaaatttaacaaagcAGGAGAAATGTGTAGAGTAAGGAATTTCAgtattgaaaactttgaaaactttcaatgGAACCTCTTAGCGCTAAAGAAAATTAGGAATGGATACTATGAAAACCCAGATGATCTCTACAGTGATTTTGCAAAGATGTTTAAAAGCATCTATGAACAATCTTTTCCATGGAAGAAAGTTaacagaaaaaggaaaacttgGATAGACTCTGAAGTGAAGGAGGCAAGAGAATGGCTATTGATACTACAAAGATACTCAAATGACTCAGAAGAGGccaatgaaagttttaaaagttttcaaagaaaatgctTGACATtattacaaagaaaaaagtcggaGCATATTCAAAAAGCAATCAACAATAGTAAAGATCCGTCAAAAACTCTGTGGGATCAAGTGaagagaaacttaaattttaaagaaaaaagtaaaaataattttattttaaataggaATGAAATACCACCGCATGAAATAATGAATGAATACACATAAATTTTCAACGACGATAAAAGAAAGGGTTACTCTCATCAAAAGCAATCTAGATCCACTAGCAGTAGTACCTAGAATAGAAAATACATGTGTACTACATCCGACGGATATCTATGAAGTGGAGACCATTataaatgaactgaaaaataaaagttcagTGGGTGAAGATCAAATCCCCATCCagattataaaaaaatcagtcaaacaCACACGTGAAATAATAGCGAGAGTTTTCAATCTTATGATAGAATGTGGGCAGTACCCATCtgccttaaaaattgcaaaaattattccAATCTACAAGAAAGGAGAACCGTCAGAGTACAGTAACTACAGGCCACTAGCACTGCTGCCTaatttctccaaaatatttgaaaaattaatttataaaagggTATATAAGTTCCTAGAAAAACATAGGATCTTTTGCAGGAAGCAGTTTGGTTACAGGAAACACTGCTCAACGACGGAAGCTTTGTTTGAGATATTAGACGAAATTACACAGGATGATTTACAACACCCAAATCTAGCAGTGTTTTGTGATCTAACAAAAGCGTTTGACTTAGTTGATAGAGACttgctgttaaaaattttggagaaagtaGGCATAAGAGGAAAAGCGGGCAGTGTCTTACGGTCATATTTACATCAGTGGCTTCAATATGCTGAAGTTAAAGTAGAAGGAAAAACGTACATCTCAATGAAATTATTAAACGAATATGGAGTCCCCCAGGG is part of the Bemisia tabaci chromosome 1, PGI_BMITA_v3 genome and encodes:
- the LOC109031663 gene encoding huntingtin-interacting protein K isoform X1 encodes the protein MTDSEHRTLNGTAPDDGSDEQPTETDESAYKKSTKYDSGAKDLERVTDYVEEEEILNSNDLSSGRVVTRDGPFDLTFKALQVIGSRRIEEAAEKQKKESELAKIQIKKEDVDLIVKEMEISRTTAERTLREHSGDVVKALTALVD
- the LOC109031663 gene encoding huntingtin-interacting protein K isoform X2 — encoded protein: MTDSEHRTLNGTAPDDGSDEQPTETDESAYKKSTKYDSGAKDLERVTDYVEEEEILNSNDLSSALQVIGSRRIEEAAEKQKKESELAKIQIKKEDVDLIVKEMEISRTTAERTLREHSGDVVKALTALVD